The window TGCAGCACAAAGCAAAGAGAGAATACCATGACTTACAGTTGTATGAAAAAGAGCCTAAGAACAGGACCATGTAAGAGCTCATCAAATGGGATGATGTAATGTCAGGTACAGGGACAGTTGTATGAAAATGTTAGGgcaaatacatattttgttgatttttgaagtggAAAGAAGTAAATATAACTACTGCAGCCAACTAGAAATGAACTCAACAGTTGGCCTAACTCCTAGCTCCTGTCAGCTTGTAAAAATGAGAACTCGCTACGCTGTTGATAATTTAGTGTAAATTGTTCAACATTGTAGCTGAATGCTTTAAGTGTTTATCtgctataaaaatgtaaaagcgACTTCATCTGTGTTCACTCTCTTATATGTTTAGATTTTACTTTCTAATTGTGCAAAATAGTTTATCCTGTTGTCAGATTGTGGGTCAGTTGTGACTCACTTAAACACTCGTGCCTTGGGAACTAATGCCTACATCTGACCTGCCTCTGACCTGCAGTTCCGACGGCGGCCACTAGTGCACAGAGCGGCGCTGTTCCTACAGGTTCACCTGCGAGACAGAATTCAGGACAGATGGGTGTCattttttgtcttgtcattgACCGGCGCATGCGCACTTCATCATTGACTAAACTGCAACTTCGCTGTGACAACTTAAACGCTCTAATATTTTTTAATGGAAGTTTGGCACACACGCGCTGTAGTACACCGATGATTATTTACTTGTACCGAAAGTGTAAACACCAAATTTGTGTTTTGAAAGAAGTGATTcgggtgtgtttttgttggcgCAGCAGGATTATGGTCGCTGGAGGACTTCAGTAACGTGAGTGTCATTATGTTGAGTTAGTGTGACTGCTTCACCTAACGTTATTTCCTCAGTTTCCTCTGTGTCCAACCGACAAAACTTTGAAAAAACTGTTGATTTATAACGTTTGTAGACGACGAAGGTTATCGGACGTAGCTAGCTAACGGTATCAAGCTAgtaactgtctttttttttttttaataaactaatTGGTCCGTGTTCGTTAACCATTTAGCTCAATGTTACTGTGTATTTGGTGAATGaatatgtttgtatgttcaCTGGGGGCCGTTATGTGTATCGTTTGGTGTATGATATTTTCTTAATTGGTGAAACATGGTATTATGCGATATGTGTAGCTTAGTTTTTGCTGGATTTTGGTGTGTGAGAATAACAGcagaacaatttttttttaaataaacgtGTCTTGTTTCACTTCCCCAGTGAGAAAACGAGGGGACTTTCCTGAACTGATCTTTAACCCCaacacttttatgacttaaagTTACACAGTAAATCTCTGATGAAGCTATGGCTTGGCTTCTTTCCGCTTGTGTGGGATGAATTTTGTTGTCCAGGAAATCACATGATCACATCCTGTATTGGTAAATGTTATTTGACTAATCTGTCCTCCCAAACGTGGTGCTTTGACCGATGTTCCGGGATGTACTGATAATTATGACAGGGTTTATTCCTTAACcctcatatttatttaatggCAGCCATGTaactaaaaattattttcattattgacttatttaagataagataagattagatattcctttattaatcccacagtggggaaatttcccgattcacagcagcaaagtggacagtacaaagaaagaaaaacagcttgcCACTTAAAGaggataaataatataatataataaaatatcaatttatCAACTAACTAAACTAATCACCTACACATAGAGGAAAAGTTATATTCATTGTTCTGTCAGACACAAGTCTGGATTAACAACTAGCCACTGCAAAGGAACCTCAGACCCCCAGGTTTACTCAATATGATTTGGGTCTGCAGAATAGTATTATTACAAATTTGTTATAAAATTTGCACTACTTCGGTAGAATATAAACTATGACAAGTCCTCCAGCTTGTAGCCTGGTACTGTAGAGGTAACCTGtgtcaaaatatagtttaaGACCTTAACTGTTTTCGTTTATGTTATGGTCTTATGATGGTAACGCACTGTCAAACTGCTGAAACTGGAAATAAACATTAATGTTCGCATCAATATTCAACATTGATAATTGACATGTTCTTGAGATGGCGATGAAACAGCAGTACAGATGTTGGTTGTCACTGTGTACAATAAATCAGTGTGTTTCATGGTGTCTGTGTAATTGTGTTTGTCATTCTAGGTTTGTTGTGTACAGGAGAAAGTGAACCaacagcacgcacacacacacacacacacacacacacacatggtgagGAGGCCATGTGGTGGTTCCAACAGGGTCTGTGCTTCCTGCCAGCCGCTCTGGTCATCTGGACAGCGGCGTCTTTCGTCTTCGCTTATATCACAGCGGTGTTGCTGAGACATGTGGATCCTCTGGTGCCGTACATCAGGTCTGAGTCTGGACATGCATTTATTTAAGTAATTGTACCTAAGAAATGATTGTTAAATCCTGCTGAGAGGTATTGAAAAAACTGTGATGTAATAAATAATTGTTGTCCTCATTGCTTTTCCAACATACTTTCAATATTAGGCGAAACAGGTATTAAATTGCATTCTGTTAAGAGGTGAAATGATTTGTTAAGTGTTTTGATAATAAAAGTAATTGATTCTGTAATTTCTGaagtgaaaataatgaaaaaattaaaaaaattcttgTAATTACAGCCTCTCATATTAGAGGATatgctgtttttcatgtattatttttcatatatcatatatcagctaaatattttgtggtttttggaattttgttcaaacaaaacaagagatttAAAGACGTCAAGTTTGGCTCTGTGAagtaaacaatgaaaataattaagttGCAGCCCCAATTCTATGTGGTATTAAGACATCTTAGTAATTCTTTGTGAACCTTACAGAAACCAGTGTAGTCAGTGGTTCCCATCTGTAGTGTGATTTTGGTCTGCACGTTAAAATTAgcaaatttgtatttttgaatCAAAAGTTTACAATTAAAGTTACTGAAAACAGGGCTGCTAtcaatttttaattaatctactttttttttataacaatgCAGATTTACCATCAAATTCATACAATTTTTTTGAAACAATGGGTCCATGATTTCAGACAAAAGTGCACAAAagcagcttctcatttttaGGTGTCATTTGAATGTATTCAACCTCTGATGAAgataaacattatttaattcaccaaaatctttttttcctgttcaaCTCAATGAgccatttttctctttccctttgttgtgtgttgcagtgaCACAGGAACAATGGcaccagagaggtgtgtgtttggcatCATGTTGGATGTGTCAGCCTTTttaggtaacacacacacacacacacacacacacacacacacacacaaaccctttttttacagattttttaaaactatttaaacaataaaatatatcattaaatGAAATGGTGCAGGAAGTAATAGAAATGTAATCTGTGTAATTTAGTCGCTTGTTACTAAATTGGTTAAGAAATAATGTTaaaattttatccatttatcaATATTGatcaataatttcatttttaaagccaTGTTTTGATtgactgctgtttgtgtgtgtggttgcaggTATGGCAACGGTGTACGTGCGTTACAAACAGGTGCAGGCTCTGACAGGTGTGGACAATGTCAGACTCCACAGACTCAACAGCTTCGGGCTGCTGCTCGGCGTGATCAGCTCCTTCGGGATGTGCGTGGTCGCCAACTTCCAGGTGAGTGCTGCCGGTCCTGGATCCGTTCATCCTGTACAATGTGTGAACACGTCAGcagtgaatttgtgtgtgtgtgtcggagcAGAAGACCACACTGTTCTCCATGCACCTGGTGGGGGCGGTGCTGACCTTCGGAGTCGGGGCTCTCTACATCCTGGTTCAGACGCTGCTCTCGCTCAAAATGCAGCCTCACGTCCACAGCAAGGCCATCTACCTGGTCCGCCTCGGCATCGGAGTCTGGACACTgtgcagcatcatcagcagtATCCTTTAACACAGTCCAGCTGTCATGAAATCAATTTTGTTAATTAACATGAGAGTAAGAGCAGAGTCATAGTGATCACAATTACTGAGGAAAGAGAAGTTTTAataattaaaggaatagtcaCTTTACATTTCTGATAATGAACAACAGACaaattcaggtgtgtgtttcctgaTCAATCTCTTAAGAAACCTGATCACTGCTCGACTCTCCTGAATCAGAAAACAGGGAGGTGTCAGCTAGAGAACAGATTGCAGGATGCAGCATAATCATttctgccagtttttttttttatgcaaatgaaaatcgaaaaaaaatgtattagtttgatgaaaacataatgagAACACAACCTGAACATTAGAGAGAAATGTTGTTGAAGCAAACACGTGATTGATTTTCTGAATCTGAATTTCTCTTGTGTATTGAAACAATTCCTTGCAAGGCTTATCATGTTGTCAAACATGCGTCCTGCTTTATTAATGCTGTGGTGTCTCTGAAAATAAGCTGTGATCCTTAACAGGTCGTCAGTGTTCATATCATCAGTCATCATGTACAGCAGTCTGCCAGGAGTGGACGTAGCTCACAAACTGCACTGGATTCCTGGAGAGATggtcagttgtgtgtgtgtgtgtgtgtgtgtgtgcgcgtgtgtgcgcgcatcAGAGCTTGGTTTCAGTAATGATActaaaattgttaaaatgaaGTAATGTGAACCAAGTTCTCAGAAGTTAAACACTGTCTAACCACAACCGGCTTTACAGGAActttatctaaataaaatccAGTCCAAAACTGAAAGTTAAGACTTAAATCACAAAATATCTGTTATAAGACAACAAGATTAGACTCTGAACAAACATTTAATGTCAGCTTTCAGTACTTGAAGTTTAGTTTTTGATACTCAGCATTACACATTTCAGTCAGTATCACACAACTATTGAGGCTGGATACACAGCCCT is drawn from Seriola aureovittata isolate HTS-2021-v1 ecotype China chromosome 2, ASM2101889v1, whole genome shotgun sequence and contains these coding sequences:
- the LOC130178938 gene encoding DNA damage-regulated autophagy modulator protein 2-like; protein product: MWWFQQGLCFLPAALVIWTAASFVFAYITAVLLRHVDPLVPYISDTGTMAPERCVFGIMLDVSAFLGMATVYVRYKQVQALTGVDNVRLHRLNSFGLLLGVISSFGMCVVANFQKTTLFSMHLVGAVLTFGVGALYILVQTLLSLKMQPHVHSKAIYLVRLGIGVWTLCSIISMFISSVIMYSSLPGVDVAHKLHWIPGEMGYTAHIVSTVSEWSLAFSFISFFLTYIRDFQKINLRAEVDLQSSHLYDWPHGGVVASHHLKREANESSPLLAGGT